The Burkholderia lata genome contains a region encoding:
- a CDS encoding purine-cytosine permease family protein produces MSTTASDKDTLIEHRSIEPVPDSERHGGLLSQFTLWVSANLTVVCAVTGALTVVLGGDVFWSIVGLFVGQIAGGTIMALHGAQGPQTGLPQMILSRVQFGIYGAIIPLALVCVMYIGFLTSGTVLMSQALGQLMHVSPAQAIVMLGVVVTLLALFGYRAIHAVGRIYSVVGGLMFVYLLFSLTRGHNATLLFDNRHFTWPTFLFAVSLSASWQITYGPYVADYSRYLPRATSPLRTFLTIGAGSVLGSQIAMTFGVFAAALAGKQFAGHEVAYMVGIGSGGIALVATTLYLTIMFGKLIASTLCVYGGFMSVATISAALRGKPSIGLGARIVLTIGVVATYTILALVADHAFLRTFSHFILFLLAFFTPWSAINLVDYYWVSHEPIDVSALSDVNGRYGKWNAIGITCYVVGVLAQIPFMSTELYTGPLFNLLGGIDVSWIVGMVLPGALYYALTRHRSPRASRHAQIDRA; encoded by the coding sequence ATGAGCACCACCGCGTCCGACAAGGACACCCTGATCGAGCACCGCTCGATCGAACCCGTTCCCGACAGCGAGCGCCACGGCGGCCTGCTGAGCCAGTTCACGCTGTGGGTCAGCGCCAACCTGACCGTCGTCTGCGCGGTCACCGGCGCGCTGACCGTCGTGCTCGGCGGCGACGTCTTCTGGTCGATCGTCGGGCTGTTCGTCGGCCAGATCGCCGGCGGCACGATCATGGCGCTGCATGGCGCGCAGGGGCCGCAAACCGGGCTGCCGCAGATGATCCTCAGCCGCGTACAGTTCGGCATCTACGGCGCGATCATTCCGCTCGCGCTCGTCTGCGTGATGTACATCGGCTTCCTGACGAGCGGCACGGTGCTGATGAGCCAGGCGCTCGGCCAGTTGATGCACGTGAGCCCCGCCCAGGCCATCGTGATGCTCGGCGTGGTCGTAACCTTGCTCGCGCTGTTCGGCTATCGCGCCATTCATGCGGTCGGGCGCATCTACAGCGTGGTCGGCGGGCTGATGTTCGTCTATCTGTTGTTCAGCCTGACGCGCGGCCACAACGCGACGCTGCTGTTCGACAACCGGCACTTCACGTGGCCGACCTTCCTGTTCGCGGTATCGCTGTCGGCGTCGTGGCAGATCACGTACGGCCCGTACGTCGCCGATTACTCGCGCTACCTGCCGCGCGCGACGTCGCCACTCCGGACTTTCCTGACGATCGGCGCCGGCTCCGTGCTCGGTTCCCAGATCGCGATGACGTTCGGCGTGTTCGCCGCAGCGCTGGCCGGCAAGCAGTTCGCCGGACACGAAGTCGCCTATATGGTCGGCATCGGTTCGGGCGGCATCGCGCTGGTGGCGACGACGCTGTACCTGACCATCATGTTCGGCAAGCTGATCGCGTCGACACTGTGCGTGTACGGCGGCTTCATGTCGGTTGCCACGATCTCCGCCGCGCTGCGCGGCAAGCCGTCGATCGGGCTTGGCGCGCGGATCGTGCTGACCATCGGCGTCGTCGCGACCTACACGATCCTCGCGCTCGTCGCCGATCACGCGTTCCTGCGCACCTTCAGCCACTTCATCCTGTTCCTGCTGGCGTTCTTCACGCCGTGGAGCGCGATCAATCTCGTCGACTACTACTGGGTGTCGCACGAGCCGATCGACGTGTCGGCGCTGTCGGACGTCAACGGCCGCTACGGCAAGTGGAACGCGATCGGTATCACGTGCTACGTGGTCGGCGTGCTTGCGCAGATTCCGTTCATGTCGACCGAACTCTATACGGGCCCGCTGTTTAACCTGCTCGGCGGCATCGACGTGTCGTGGATCGTCGGCATGGTCTTGCCCGGCGCGCTCTACTACGCGCTGACCCGCCACCGCAGCCCGCGCGCTTCGCGGCACGCACAGATCGACCGCGCATGA
- a CDS encoding amidohydrolase: protein MPLHRFDEAGAIGRIYHHPRTRDIRIDRRQRPGGPMQGLHRPCGYSHWPARISPHSIGFKGTPFPAPKQQRASLPILQRRHPIMPISPPIQALAADMRDWRRLIHSKPEIAFQERGTADFIATRLREFGIDVHTGVGQTGVVGIVDGTLGAGRTVALRADMDALPMRELGRPVYRSVFEGIFHGCGHDGHVAILLGTARHLAEHRHFRGRVVLIFQPAEEIVCGSRAMLDDGLLERFPFDEIYSLHNDPMLPPSRIGVRAGAQQASSDRFQIRIHGIGTHAGMPHLGIDPVAIGAHLVAMLQTVASRSVDPLESVVISIARFHAGDAFNVIPHEAVLGGTVRALSNDTRTFALERMRAICDGVALANRTRIEFELLDGTPAIVNHADAVQCVMDAAREVVGAENVIGNVTPLMAGDDIANFLDARPGCHFLLGQGGHMCHHPEYDFNDDVAPIGVAMFASILRARLGAGAEPIPTGLDERSALAAAAAR from the coding sequence ATGCCGCTGCACCGCTTCGACGAAGCCGGGGCAATCGGCCGTATATACCACCATCCCCGCACGCGAGACATCCGCATTGACCGCAGGCAGCGGCCCGGCGGGCCCATGCAAGGTCTGCATCGCCCGTGTGGTTATTCGCATTGGCCGGCGCGAATTTCTCCACATAGCATCGGTTTCAAGGGAACCCCGTTTCCCGCCCCGAAGCAGCAGCGTGCTTCGCTACCCATTTTGCAAAGGCGACACCCGATCATGCCCATTTCTCCACCGATCCAGGCGCTGGCAGCCGACATGCGCGACTGGCGCCGGCTCATTCACAGCAAACCGGAAATCGCATTCCAGGAACGCGGCACGGCCGACTTCATCGCGACGCGGTTGCGCGAATTCGGCATCGACGTTCATACCGGCGTCGGCCAGACCGGCGTGGTCGGCATCGTCGACGGAACGCTCGGCGCCGGCCGCACCGTCGCCTTGCGCGCCGACATGGATGCGCTGCCGATGCGGGAACTGGGCCGCCCGGTCTACCGGTCGGTGTTCGAAGGCATCTTTCACGGCTGCGGCCACGATGGCCACGTCGCGATCCTGCTCGGCACCGCACGCCATCTCGCCGAGCATCGCCACTTCCGCGGCCGCGTCGTGCTGATCTTCCAGCCGGCCGAGGAAATCGTCTGCGGCAGCCGCGCGATGCTCGACGACGGGTTGCTCGAGCGCTTCCCGTTCGACGAAATCTACAGCCTCCACAACGACCCGATGCTGCCGCCGTCGAGGATCGGCGTGCGCGCCGGCGCGCAACAGGCATCGTCCGACCGGTTTCAGATCCGGATCCACGGCATCGGCACCCACGCCGGCATGCCGCACCTCGGCATCGATCCGGTCGCGATCGGCGCGCACCTGGTTGCGATGCTGCAAACCGTCGCGAGCCGGTCGGTCGATCCGCTGGAAAGCGTCGTGATCTCGATCGCGCGCTTTCACGCCGGCGACGCATTCAACGTGATTCCGCACGAAGCCGTGCTCGGCGGCACCGTGCGCGCGCTGTCGAACGACACGCGCACCTTCGCGCTCGAGCGGATGCGTGCGATCTGCGACGGCGTCGCGCTCGCCAATCGCACGCGCATCGAATTCGAATTGCTGGACGGCACGCCGGCGATCGTCAACCACGCCGACGCGGTGCAGTGCGTGATGGACGCCGCGCGCGAGGTCGTCGGGGCGGAAAACGTGATCGGCAACGTCACGCCGCTGATGGCCGGCGACGACATCGCGAACTTCCTCGATGCACGCCCCGGCTGCCACTTTCTGCTCGGCCAGGGCGGCCACATGTGCCATCACCCCGAATACGACTTCAACGACGACGTCGCGCCGATCGGCGTCGCGATGTTCGCATCGATCCTGCGCGCGCGGCTGGGCGCCGGCGCCGAACCGATACCGACCGGCCTCGACGAACGCAGTGCGCTGGCGGCGGCCGCCGCGCGCTGA
- a CDS encoding LysR family transcriptional regulator, translating to MNIRKLRHALGLAQHLTFSRASVDVNLSQPALSRSIQSIEAELGVALFDRHPNGVSLTPYGKVFAERARRIVMEATELQRDLALMQHGEFGELSIGLGATPAILLTGPLMDHFLREAPQVRVSIKRGRRDTLLRRLLEEHVDLFIGDIAQLEDHADLQLTRLPRWPSGFFCTPDHPLARRDAVTRDELLQHRLGSIELSPWALSDLCEYFECSFDASISFRSDDFRDVEAAASVGGMVVFGNAAAFRDALRCGTLVELPLDPPFRREARLGLVTLAARTLSPAAMRAKALAESVFADCAATALGAAPR from the coding sequence GTGAACATCCGGAAACTTCGCCATGCGCTTGGCCTCGCCCAGCACCTGACGTTCAGCCGCGCGAGCGTCGACGTCAACCTCAGCCAGCCCGCGCTGTCCCGCAGCATCCAGTCGATCGAAGCCGAGCTCGGCGTCGCGCTGTTCGACCGCCATCCGAACGGCGTGTCGCTGACGCCTTACGGCAAGGTATTTGCCGAACGCGCGCGGCGCATCGTGATGGAAGCGACGGAATTGCAGCGCGACCTCGCGCTGATGCAGCATGGCGAATTCGGCGAGTTGTCGATCGGGCTCGGCGCGACGCCGGCGATCCTGCTGACCGGGCCGCTGATGGACCATTTCCTGCGCGAGGCGCCGCAGGTGCGCGTGAGCATCAAACGCGGCCGTCGCGATACGCTGCTGCGACGGCTGCTCGAGGAGCACGTCGACCTGTTCATCGGCGACATCGCGCAACTCGAGGATCACGCCGACCTGCAGCTGACCCGGTTGCCGCGCTGGCCCAGCGGCTTCTTCTGTACGCCGGACCATCCGCTCGCGCGCCGGGACGCGGTGACGCGCGACGAACTGCTGCAGCACCGGCTCGGTTCGATCGAATTGTCGCCGTGGGCGCTGTCCGACCTGTGCGAGTACTTCGAGTGCTCGTTCGATGCGTCGATCTCGTTCCGCAGCGACGATTTTCGCGACGTGGAGGCGGCGGCGTCGGTGGGCGGGATGGTCGTGTTCGGCAATGCGGCGGCGTTTCGCGACGCGCTGCGGTGCGGGACGCTGGTCGAGCTGCCGCTCGATCCGCCGTTTCGCCGCGAAGCGCGGCTGGGGCTCGTGACGCTGGCCGCGCGGACGCTGTCGCCGGCCGCGATGCGCGCGAAGGCGCTGGCCGAATCGGTCTTCGCGGATTGCGCGGCGACGGCGCTCGGCGCGGCGCCGCGATGA
- a CDS encoding LysR family transcriptional regulator: MRPDLAPFLNDRLDWNLLRTYLVIIQERSVSRAAARLHVTQPAVSQALRRLEDTLERKLIERRGTHFAPTPAGEAVYRIASDIYGGISRLETEIDDSTADLTGSIRLLTVSRIESPVYDEFLAEFHRAYPRIDLQIEVMRSSDILSSLLQKTATAGLGLCRTPHDKLEMRCFLRQRYAIYCGRHHRLFGQTQLRMDDLLAENFVSFTSDQIGDSLSPLTVFRDQKGFTGRIVASSPSLEEVRRLIFAGYGIGCLPEHIVRDDIAQQRLWRLPPDDGLVDVDVFLLWHRDRKMNAAEHAFLDAMERCMQRYSLAERLGK; this comes from the coding sequence ATGCGCCCCGACCTCGCCCCGTTCCTGAACGACCGCCTCGACTGGAACCTGTTGCGCACCTATCTGGTGATCATCCAGGAGCGCAGCGTGAGCCGCGCGGCCGCACGCCTGCACGTCACGCAGCCGGCCGTGAGCCAGGCATTGCGGCGCCTCGAGGACACGCTCGAACGCAAGCTGATCGAGCGGCGCGGCACGCACTTCGCGCCGACACCGGCCGGCGAAGCCGTCTACCGGATCGCGAGCGACATCTACGGCGGCATCTCGCGCCTCGAAACCGAAATCGACGACAGCACGGCCGACCTGACCGGTTCGATCCGGCTGCTGACCGTGAGTCGCATCGAGTCGCCCGTCTACGACGAATTCCTCGCGGAATTCCATCGCGCGTATCCGCGCATCGACCTGCAGATCGAAGTGATGCGTTCGTCGGACATTTTGTCGTCGCTGCTGCAGAAGACGGCCACGGCCGGGCTCGGCCTGTGCCGCACGCCGCACGACAAGCTGGAGATGCGCTGCTTCCTGCGCCAGCGCTATGCGATCTACTGCGGCCGCCATCACCGGCTGTTCGGGCAGACGCAACTGCGGATGGACGATCTGCTCGCGGAGAATTTCGTGTCGTTCACGAGCGACCAGATCGGCGACAGCCTGTCGCCGCTCACCGTGTTTCGCGACCAGAAGGGCTTCACGGGGCGCATCGTCGCGTCGTCGCCGAGCCTCGAGGAAGTGCGGCGGCTGATCTTCGCCGGCTACGGGATCGGCTGCCTGCCCGAGCACATCGTGCGCGACGACATCGCGCAGCAGCGGCTGTGGCGGCTGCCGCCCGACGACGGGCTCGTCGATGTCGACGTGTTCCTGCTGTGGCATCGCGATCGCAAGATGAACGCGGCCGAGCATGCGTTTCTCGACGCGATGGAGCGCTGCATGCAGCGCTACTCGCTGGCGGAGCGGTTGGGGAAGTAG
- a CDS encoding MFS transporter — translation MTQSLPSARQPARAATAAFIGTMIEWYDFYIYATAAALVFGELYFPSHDRFVSTMASFATFAVGFFARPLGGVIFGHLGDRIGRKKALMTTLMMMGVATVCVGLLPDYSKVGMLAPVLLVALRVVQGIAVGGEWGGAVLMAGEHAPQGRRTFFASFAQLGSPAGLILSLIAFRAVTSMDKADFLAWGWRLPFLASSVLLVVGILIRLGVNESPEFARVKETNRTVKLPVAEVFRSASGLVALCIGANTIGIAGVYFTNTFMIAYTTQYVGVSRSLILDSLFAVAIIQFIAQPIAAWIAERIGGARFLKLAALLAMLSPYPMFMLVQGGTSASLIAGIALAVVCMAGFYSVIAGFVSDVFPAHVRYSAISLAYQICGAIAGGLTPLVGTWLAHRFAGQWWPLAVFYTCLAGISLLCIVALDARRAARPAAAEALGSQ, via the coding sequence ATGACCCAGTCCCTTCCTTCCGCCCGCCAGCCGGCGCGCGCCGCGACGGCCGCGTTCATCGGCACGATGATCGAGTGGTACGACTTCTACATCTACGCAACCGCCGCCGCGCTCGTGTTCGGCGAGCTCTATTTCCCGTCGCATGACCGCTTCGTCAGCACGATGGCGTCGTTCGCGACGTTCGCGGTCGGCTTCTTCGCGCGGCCGCTCGGCGGCGTGATCTTCGGCCATCTTGGGGACCGCATCGGCCGCAAGAAGGCGTTGATGACCACGCTGATGATGATGGGCGTCGCAACCGTCTGCGTCGGGCTGCTGCCCGATTATTCGAAGGTCGGCATGCTCGCGCCGGTGCTGCTCGTCGCGCTGCGCGTGGTGCAGGGGATCGCGGTCGGCGGCGAATGGGGCGGCGCGGTGCTGATGGCGGGCGAGCATGCGCCGCAGGGGCGCCGCACGTTCTTCGCGTCGTTCGCGCAGCTCGGCAGCCCGGCCGGGCTGATCCTGTCGCTGATCGCGTTTCGCGCGGTCACGTCGATGGACAAGGCCGATTTCCTCGCATGGGGCTGGCGCCTGCCGTTTCTCGCGAGTTCGGTGCTGCTCGTGGTCGGCATCCTGATCCGGCTCGGCGTGAACGAGTCGCCGGAATTCGCGCGCGTGAAGGAAACCAACCGCACGGTGAAGCTGCCGGTCGCGGAAGTGTTCCGCTCCGCGTCGGGGCTCGTGGCGCTCTGCATCGGCGCGAACACGATCGGCATCGCGGGCGTCTATTTCACGAACACGTTCATGATCGCGTACACGACGCAGTACGTCGGCGTGTCGCGCTCGCTGATCCTCGACAGCCTGTTCGCGGTCGCGATCATCCAGTTCATCGCGCAGCCGATCGCCGCGTGGATCGCCGAGCGCATCGGCGGCGCGCGTTTCCTGAAGCTCGCGGCGTTGCTCGCGATGCTGTCGCCGTACCCGATGTTCATGCTCGTGCAGGGCGGCACGTCCGCCTCGCTGATCGCAGGCATCGCGCTCGCGGTGGTCTGCATGGCCGGCTTCTATTCGGTGATCGCGGGTTTCGTCAGCGACGTGTTCCCCGCGCACGTGCGCTATTCGGCGATCTCGCTCGCTTACCAGATCTGCGGCGCGATCGCGGGCGGGCTGACGCCGCTCGTCGGCACGTGGCTCGCCCACCGCTTCGCGGGCCAGTGGTGGCCGCTCGCGGTGTTCTACACGTGTCTGGCCGGCATCTCGCTGCTTTGCATCGTCGCGCTCGACGCACGGCGCGCGGCACGGCCGGCTGCTGCCGAAGCGCTCGGCTCGCAGTGA